One Bacteroidota bacterium DNA segment encodes these proteins:
- the priA gene encoding primosomal protein N': protein MTESLHPSSFIPQPSSTIPRISARYACVALSLPFKFYSGGSDGLWYAIPPELSELAHPGSRALAPLGKREKTGVIVAVATEAPDISSRLRPIIDVLDSEPVFDSEFLAWTKWVAAYYLTSWGEVLAAALPEGLKPESRSRAVAIYNADYAFQLDRAPRRKEIFEVIAGHADGISVQRLQQQLQRHSLYASLNALERDGLIRIERPLTSRASVRKEAVASLAIEVGSAELSLQLTTIERQAPKQASLLMALIDETRRESPVPVKRLLKRVNSSKATFDALVEKGIVLAGSREILGSTSSARSTESTDDISKLRLTLEQSEAVGQIRIALEEAKARTFLLHGVTGSGKTEVYIALARQVLDVDGGVLILVPEIALTPQLIDRFRRRLSLGDSDEIAVLHSRMSTTDRFAAWRSLASGRIKLAIGARSAVFAPIRNLRLMIVDEEHEATYKQYDKTPRYHARDIAVMRAARLNAVTVLGSATPAIESYYNARQGKYELLHLRERAKQAALPSVRVVDLRTAENRRDFAKARSSVTPELREAIKIRLERKEGIVLLQNRRGFSTYLECIACGEPEMCPNCAVTLTYHRARDQMRCHYCGHTAQKRATCSTCGKESMRLGGMGTERVEDDIRKAFPEARLLRMDLDTTARKGAYRKILTAFANGEADILLGTQMVAKGLDFPRVTLVGVVSADTSLCIPDFRSAERTFQLLTQVSGRAGRSMELAGEVLIQTLQPAHPAIALSVAHDYEAFYNLELADRTSLRYPPLSRLILIEFRGEKEAEVRDRAEKFATLLPERAAYYERIGPAPPAITKLRGEYRWHLIIKNFKSHDANGERIRRLIMGALEQYQKRFASRDVKVIVDVDVQGVA from the coding sequence ATGACTGAATCCCTTCATCCCTCGTCTTTCATACCTCAACCTTCAAGCACCATTCCACGTATTTCCGCGCGATATGCATGCGTCGCGCTTTCGCTTCCGTTCAAATTCTATTCGGGTGGCTCGGATGGACTCTGGTACGCAATTCCACCTGAACTCTCCGAACTAGCTCATCCGGGCTCGCGCGCGCTCGCTCCACTTGGTAAGCGCGAGAAGACCGGCGTCATTGTCGCAGTCGCTACGGAAGCACCCGATATTTCGTCGAGACTTCGTCCAATCATCGATGTGCTGGACTCCGAACCGGTGTTCGACTCAGAATTTCTCGCATGGACCAAGTGGGTTGCAGCATATTACCTGACGTCATGGGGTGAAGTGCTTGCCGCCGCTCTTCCCGAGGGACTCAAGCCGGAATCGCGAAGCCGAGCGGTGGCGATTTACAACGCAGATTACGCTTTCCAACTTGACCGAGCGCCTCGCCGCAAGGAGATATTCGAGGTAATTGCCGGCCACGCAGATGGCATTTCTGTTCAGCGACTACAGCAGCAATTGCAGAGACACAGTCTTTATGCCTCCTTGAATGCACTCGAACGTGATGGCCTCATTCGCATCGAACGTCCGCTCACGTCGCGCGCATCCGTTCGCAAAGAGGCTGTGGCCTCGCTTGCAATTGAAGTCGGCTCCGCTGAGTTGTCCTTACAGCTCACGACAATCGAACGACAAGCGCCGAAGCAAGCCAGCCTGTTAATGGCATTGATCGATGAAACACGTCGTGAATCTCCTGTGCCCGTCAAACGACTCCTTAAGCGAGTGAATAGTAGTAAGGCTACATTCGATGCGCTCGTCGAGAAGGGAATCGTCTTAGCAGGATCGCGCGAGATTCTTGGATCTACTTCGTCCGCTAGGTCCACCGAGTCCACGGACGACATTTCGAAGCTTCGGCTGACGCTCGAACAATCGGAGGCTGTCGGACAAATCCGCATCGCACTCGAGGAGGCCAAAGCGAGGACCTTTCTATTGCATGGCGTAACGGGTTCGGGCAAAACCGAAGTCTATATTGCGCTTGCTCGCCAGGTGCTTGATGTCGATGGCGGTGTGTTGATCCTCGTGCCAGAAATCGCGCTGACGCCGCAGCTGATCGATCGTTTTCGCAGAAGACTCTCGCTTGGGGATAGCGATGAAATCGCCGTGCTCCACTCGCGGATGTCAACCACCGACCGCTTTGCAGCCTGGCGCTCCCTTGCGTCGGGACGAATCAAGCTTGCCATCGGTGCTCGCAGCGCTGTGTTCGCGCCCATCCGTAACCTTCGACTCATGATCGTCGATGAAGAGCACGAAGCGACCTACAAGCAATACGACAAGACCCCGCGCTATCACGCCCGCGACATCGCCGTGATGCGCGCTGCACGATTGAACGCCGTCACGGTCCTTGGCAGCGCAACACCGGCGATCGAATCGTACTATAATGCACGACAGGGCAAATACGAATTGCTACACCTTCGTGAGCGGGCCAAACAGGCGGCACTCCCTTCGGTGCGTGTCGTCGACTTGCGTACCGCTGAGAATCGCCGCGATTTCGCAAAAGCACGCTCATCGGTAACCCCTGAATTGCGCGAGGCGATTAAAATACGTCTCGAGCGTAAAGAAGGCATCGTCCTGCTGCAAAACCGTCGGGGATTCTCGACCTACCTCGAGTGCATTGCCTGCGGCGAGCCGGAAATGTGTCCAAACTGTGCGGTCACGCTGACATATCACCGCGCCCGCGACCAGATGCGCTGCCATTATTGCGGACACACCGCCCAAAAGCGAGCAACATGTTCAACATGCGGCAAAGAATCCATGCGACTTGGCGGCATGGGCACCGAGCGAGTGGAAGATGATATTCGCAAGGCATTTCCAGAAGCACGGCTGCTGCGAATGGACTTGGACACGACCGCGCGCAAAGGCGCATATCGTAAGATCCTTACAGCATTCGCAAATGGCGAGGCCGACATTCTGCTCGGCACCCAGATGGTCGCGAAGGGACTCGACTTTCCGCGTGTCACACTCGTCGGTGTTGTGAGCGCCGATACCAGCCTTTGCATTCCGGATTTTCGTTCGGCCGAACGCACGTTCCAGTTGCTCACACAAGTTTCCGGCCGCGCTGGGCGCAGCATGGAGTTGGCAGGTGAAGTCCTAATACAAACTTTGCAGCCCGCGCATCCGGCCATTGCCCTTTCGGTCGCACATGATTATGAAGCGTTTTATAATCTCGAGCTCGCCGACCGCACGAGTCTGCGCTATCCGCCGCTGAGTCGGCTCATCCTCATCGAATTTCGCGGTGAGAAAGAAGCAGAAGTCCGCGACCGCGCCGAGAAATTCGCAACGCTTTTGCCTGAGCGCGCGGCATATTACGAACGAATTGGTCCGGCACCACCGGCGATCACCAAACTCCGAGGCGAGTACCGCTGGCACCTCATCATCAAGAATTTCAAATCACACGATGCCAACGGCGAGCGCATTCGTCGGCTCATCATGGGCGCGCTCGAACAATATCAAAAGCGATTCGCCTCGCGCGATGTGAAGGTCATCGTTGATGTCGATGTGCAGGGGGTGGCATAA
- a CDS encoding SDR family oxidoreductase, protein MESVVIITGGTHGLGRASVRKWLAEGWSVATCARDEADLAMLEAELPSTNLLTQALDVSDANAVRGFIERVLGRWSRVDVLVNNASILGPKEEIKAYPDETWREVVDINLNGAFYFAKAVLRPMLETRSGVIVNVSSGAGVKGKATWGAYAASKFALEGFTQVLREEVRDRGIRVHAFDPGAMQTDMRRAAYPDEDITQHPTPEAISRILFDIAAVYEPQLGRLTAGEYL, encoded by the coding sequence ATGGAATCGGTCGTCATTATTACCGGTGGAACCCACGGCTTGGGCCGAGCCTCTGTTCGCAAATGGCTCGCAGAAGGCTGGTCTGTCGCTACATGCGCTCGCGATGAGGCCGATTTGGCCATGCTCGAAGCCGAGCTACCGAGTACCAATCTGCTGACGCAGGCCCTCGATGTCTCGGATGCCAATGCCGTCCGTGGCTTTATTGAACGCGTGTTGGGACGGTGGTCGAGAGTAGATGTATTAGTTAACAATGCCAGCATTCTTGGGCCAAAGGAGGAGATTAAGGCCTATCCAGACGAGACGTGGCGGGAAGTCGTTGACATCAATTTGAACGGGGCATTTTACTTTGCAAAGGCTGTACTGCGTCCGATGCTGGAGACAAGGAGCGGAGTAATCGTTAATGTTTCGAGCGGTGCCGGAGTCAAGGGCAAAGCAACGTGGGGCGCGTATGCAGCGAGCAAATTCGCGCTCGAAGGTTTTACGCAAGTACTGCGCGAGGAAGTGCGAGACAGAGGCATCCGTGTTCATGCGTTCGATCCCGGCGCGATGCAAACGGACATGCGACGTGCTGCTTATCCGGACGAAGACATCACACAGCACCCGACACCCGAAGCAATTTCCCGCATCTTGTTCGACATCGCCGCTGTCTATGAACCGCAGTTGGGGCGGCTGACGGCGGGGGAATATCTTTGA
- a CDS encoding ABC transporter six-transmembrane domain-containing protein, whose product MIRRLYKEYRLQIGFAFLLVVFENVAYIAEPYVFGKAIDGLREAHRVEEEVDSSMTGLQLRQVADSVRQHVLDSLRILDSIRQRDSAAISGLQEHALFHYAAYRTDPADLAYASYRFIAHKKARADTVEVQLPPVGTPERATIDSMKRVLAKRDSIRSRRRHSLLKMPREAARDSLRREFKASKSPGPGKPAGTQPPTNDRPLSFYVTREVGPFIPPLIPWIVLFLVNSSLGAFRRLYDTRIYTRMFANLSSDVVARQLAQGEDLSKVAARSSMAWHNIEFFQYNVPEFLEQLIAVGGAVIALGLFDWRLTLVGSILIVLVLIGSRYYMRALQRIQSKLHDWYEEEYNIFSTREPGKIRQYYSDISELEIKYSTRSTFSYSVIRVFLLFMFLTTLYISIDLDRFTIGALYSIVAYVWSFVTATEYIPYLSEKWVELKDASRRITDTVPVEAA is encoded by the coding sequence ATGATTCGCCGCCTCTACAAAGAATATCGGCTCCAAATCGGCTTCGCGTTTCTTCTCGTTGTCTTCGAGAACGTCGCGTATATTGCCGAGCCGTACGTCTTTGGCAAAGCGATCGATGGGTTACGCGAGGCACACCGCGTTGAGGAGGAAGTAGATTCCAGCATGACGGGCCTGCAGCTACGGCAAGTTGCAGATTCCGTCCGGCAGCATGTACTCGATTCGCTCAGAATCCTCGACTCCATCCGTCAGCGGGATTCTGCGGCTATCTCCGGTCTCCAAGAACATGCCCTCTTCCACTACGCCGCCTATCGGACGGATCCCGCCGATTTGGCCTATGCTTCATACCGCTTCATTGCCCACAAGAAAGCGCGAGCCGATACAGTAGAAGTGCAGCTTCCCCCGGTGGGCACTCCCGAGCGTGCGACCATTGATAGCATGAAGCGCGTGCTCGCAAAGCGGGACTCGATCCGCAGCCGGCGCCGGCACTCGCTACTGAAAATGCCGCGCGAAGCCGCGCGCGATTCCTTGCGGCGCGAATTCAAGGCCAGTAAGTCTCCCGGTCCAGGCAAGCCGGCTGGAACTCAGCCGCCGACGAATGACCGGCCACTGTCATTCTATGTCACGCGTGAAGTCGGGCCGTTTATTCCACCGCTGATTCCGTGGATCGTGCTCTTCCTCGTCAATTCCAGCCTCGGCGCGTTCCGGCGGTTGTATGACACAAGAATTTACACGCGCATGTTCGCGAATCTCTCGAGCGATGTTGTCGCCCGGCAGCTTGCGCAGGGTGAGGACCTTTCGAAAGTCGCCGCCCGAAGTTCGATGGCCTGGCACAATATCGAGTTCTTCCAGTACAACGTACCGGAGTTTTTGGAGCAACTCATCGCTGTCGGCGGTGCTGTGATCGCGCTCGGTCTCTTCGACTGGCGGCTCACGCTCGTCGGGAGCATCCTCATCGTATTGGTACTCATCGGTAGCCGGTATTATATGCGAGCGCTACAGCGGATCCAAAGCAAGCTGCACGATTGGTACGAGGAAGAATATAATATTTTCTCGACCCGTGAACCGGGCAAGATTCGGCAGTACTACTCCGACATTTCGGAGCTGGAAATCAAGTACTCCACTCGCTCGACTTTCAGCTATAGCGTCATCCGTGTCTTCTTGCTTTTCATGTTTCTGACGACGCTCTATATCTCGATCGATCTCGACCGATTCACGATTGGCGCCCTCTACTCAATCGTCGCCTATGTTTGGAGTTTCGTCACTGCCACGGAATATATCCCCTATCTCTCCGAGAAGTGGGTTGAGCTGAAAGATGCTTCCCGCCGGATTACCGACACGGTCCCCGTAGAAGCAGCCTAA
- a CDS encoding MarR family transcriptional regulator, producing MNHPVTDILNGFRVMVHALQAGSRSSEEKHGITGAQLFVLEKLREARSLTVSELAARTHTHQSTVSVVVSKLVEKGLVARERSEKDARVQMLSITTRGREVLRRTPETVQDRLVAAIGELTESEQTRLHSLLSKVLAGAGLADVQPALFLETRQ from the coding sequence ATGAATCATCCGGTTACTGACATTCTGAATGGCTTTCGAGTCATGGTGCATGCGCTCCAGGCTGGATCGCGAAGTTCCGAAGAAAAGCACGGGATCACGGGCGCGCAGCTCTTTGTGCTCGAAAAACTTCGAGAAGCGCGCTCCCTGACTGTCAGCGAACTTGCCGCCCGAACGCATACCCATCAAAGTACCGTATCGGTCGTCGTCTCGAAATTGGTCGAGAAGGGACTTGTCGCCCGAGAACGTTCAGAAAAGGATGCACGGGTGCAAATGCTTTCCATCACAACTCGCGGACGCGAGGTTTTGCGGCGAACGCCAGAAACCGTGCAAGACCGCTTGGTCGCCGCCATTGGCGAATTGACCGAGTCCGAACAGACTCGCTTGCATAGCTTGCTGAGCAAAGTCCTGGCTGGTGCGGGACTTGCGGATGTCCAGCCCGCCCTCTTTCTCGAAACTCGGCAGTGA
- a CDS encoding chloride channel protein: MKGNQDRFSKFKTPIGESVQDKRLLPITGLALVIGLSAGVVSQIVTAMIGFVTNLSFFGRASTHFSSPSENHIGLWVLVVPVVGGIIVGIMARYGSKAIRGHGIPEAMEQVLLNQSRIPPRITILKPLSAAISIGTGGPFGAEGPIISTGGAMGSLMGQLLRTTADERKVLLAAGAAAGMSAIFGAPVSAVLLAIELLLFEFRSRSFIPVAIASVAATAVRVFFEGLKPSFSMPILPTPTEGAIVTYVLIGAATGLASVWITRAVYWIEDGFEKLPVHWMWWPAIGGVAVGVIGYFVPRTLGVGYDNISGFLSGTFTTETLLLLCAFKFLSWSIALGSGTSGGTLAPLFTIGGALGSAMAAGIHIVFPGIQIDLRMAGLIGMAAMFAGASRALLASVVFAFETTLQSSGLLPLLGGCSAAYLISTTMMKHTIMTEKIARRGLRVPSDYGPDHLARTLVRDRLSRTVATVSASQTIAEIRAWCRTYALGSEHGGFPVLDEHGELAGVVTRKEIFSTELPEGESINTLINRPPAVVFEDNTLREAADLMVTERIGRLPVVLREDPLQVVGILTRSDLLHAHESRLEEEHEANQTILVSSLWRGFKR, encoded by the coding sequence ATGAAAGGTAATCAAGATAGATTCTCGAAATTCAAAACGCCGATTGGCGAGTCAGTCCAAGACAAACGGCTCTTGCCGATCACAGGTCTCGCCCTGGTGATCGGTCTCTCGGCCGGTGTCGTTTCGCAAATCGTGACGGCGATGATCGGATTCGTCACCAATCTCTCGTTCTTCGGGCGGGCTTCGACTCACTTTTCGTCGCCATCGGAAAATCATATTGGGCTCTGGGTCCTGGTCGTCCCGGTTGTCGGTGGCATCATCGTGGGCATCATGGCGCGCTATGGATCGAAGGCGATTCGCGGTCATGGTATACCGGAAGCCATGGAGCAAGTGCTGCTGAACCAGAGTCGCATTCCTCCCCGCATCACGATTCTCAAGCCGCTTTCGGCTGCTATCTCGATCGGCACCGGTGGACCGTTCGGCGCGGAAGGTCCAATCATCTCTACCGGCGGCGCAATGGGATCGCTGATGGGTCAGTTGCTCCGCACGACGGCTGACGAGCGCAAGGTACTGCTCGCCGCGGGCGCGGCAGCGGGTATGTCCGCAATCTTCGGTGCGCCGGTCTCGGCGGTACTACTGGCGATTGAATTGTTGCTGTTCGAATTCCGGAGCCGCTCGTTTATTCCCGTAGCGATTGCCAGCGTTGCCGCAACTGCTGTACGCGTGTTCTTTGAGGGACTCAAGCCGAGCTTCAGCATGCCGATCCTCCCAACCCCAACGGAAGGTGCGATCGTCACGTATGTACTCATCGGTGCGGCGACGGGCCTTGCGTCCGTCTGGATCACGCGAGCGGTCTACTGGATCGAGGATGGGTTCGAAAAACTGCCCGTCCACTGGATGTGGTGGCCAGCCATTGGTGGCGTGGCCGTTGGAGTGATCGGCTACTTTGTGCCGCGCACGCTGGGCGTCGGATATGACAACATTTCCGGCTTCCTAAGCGGCACATTCACGACAGAGACGCTGCTCTTGCTTTGCGCGTTCAAATTCCTGAGTTGGTCGATTGCGCTTGGCAGCGGTACCTCTGGCGGCACGCTTGCACCGCTATTTACCATTGGTGGCGCACTTGGCTCTGCAATGGCAGCCGGTATTCACATCGTCTTTCCCGGCATTCAGATCGATTTGCGGATGGCGGGTCTCATCGGCATGGCGGCAATGTTCGCTGGCGCATCGCGAGCATTGCTGGCGTCGGTCGTCTTTGCATTCGAGACGACTCTGCAATCATCCGGCCTCCTGCCACTCCTGGGCGGATGCTCCGCCGCGTATCTCATCTCGACAACGATGATGAAGCATACGATCATGACCGAGAAGATCGCGCGGCGCGGGTTACGAGTCCCGTCCGATTATGGTCCCGACCATCTGGCGCGCACGTTGGTCCGCGACCGGCTTTCGCGGACCGTCGCGACCGTCTCCGCAAGTCAGACCATTGCCGAGATTCGGGCCTGGTGCCGTACATACGCGCTCGGCTCCGAACATGGTGGATTCCCCGTCCTGGACGAACATGGCGAACTGGCCGGAGTCGTGACCCGGAAGGAAATCTTCTCGACAGAACTGCCGGAAGGTGAGTCCATCAACACGCTGATCAACCGTCCACCTGCCGTGGTATTCGAGGATAATACGCTTCGGGAAGCGGCGGACTTGATGGTCACCGAGAGGATTGGCCGGCTTCCTGTCGTCCTCCGTGAGGACCCGCTGCAAGTTGTGGGGATTCTCACTCGCAGCGACTTGCTGCATGCCCATGAATCACGGTTGGAGGAAGAACACGAGGCAAACCAGACCATCCTCGTGTCATCGCTCTGGCGCGGCTTCAAACGGTGA
- a CDS encoding ABC transporter substrate-binding protein produces the protein MKYTKNLYLYSFLAISAMAISMAGCKGSGTGPASGLSTKNAVVWYIPGDIEGLNPVITADESSNYVEGQMFERLIGQNPRTQAWIPSLASVPVESPDHLTYTFTMDPAAHWSDGKPVTAEDVIFSYKIVANPFVINAAPLRSYYSAMDSCWIPAGQPNQVVFHFNKYRYDLLKIIIYESILPKHIWDPTNLTDKFSWNDVKAETPTNPAIKQLADAFQDAGNNRDTNHMIGSGPYKYEKWITNDRVILHRDTNYWAKDRPWSDAYPDQIIFKTIKDQNAALIALKHQDIDFILNLTAPQYLTGFDSAQLKWIKKDTVYENLYSFVGWNNARPMFADKNVRKALTMLIDRDKIIHSILHDMTKKVEGPVAPTQPNYDPTAKQPSFNPDAAKKLLADAGWADHNGDGILDKVINGQKTDFRFSIEIPSGNDVSKQIALVIGNDLKSAGIIVDVTQLEPTVHLNNLRAHKFDAYLGGWVGNLSGKDGIEDEISQLWESSEAKRGGSNFVSYNDPAADKLMEAIKIEPDRAKRIDMSHQLQHIMTDDQPVTFMYSSPDRIAWLDRFDNFEFIPGRPPVNPASWIVRGSGVKRLPHAAVYSLNPAERRDPQ, from the coding sequence ATGAAATACACCAAGAACCTGTATCTTTACTCATTCCTGGCTATCTCCGCGATGGCCATTTCCATGGCTGGCTGCAAGGGCAGCGGCACCGGCCCCGCCAGTGGGCTGTCAACCAAGAATGCCGTCGTCTGGTATATACCGGGCGATATCGAAGGTCTGAACCCTGTCATCACGGCCGATGAATCGTCTAATTACGTGGAAGGCCAGATGTTCGAGCGCCTCATCGGCCAGAATCCTCGGACGCAGGCATGGATTCCCAGCCTTGCCTCGGTCCCGGTGGAGAGTCCGGACCATCTTACGTATACGTTCACAATGGACCCGGCGGCCCATTGGTCCGACGGGAAGCCGGTCACCGCGGAAGACGTCATCTTCTCATACAAAATCGTGGCGAATCCTTTCGTGATAAATGCAGCTCCCCTTCGCAGTTACTATTCCGCTATGGATAGCTGCTGGATTCCGGCAGGACAGCCAAATCAAGTTGTGTTCCACTTCAACAAGTATCGATACGACCTTCTGAAAATTATTATTTATGAATCAATCCTGCCGAAGCACATTTGGGATCCGACGAACTTGACCGATAAGTTCAGTTGGAATGATGTCAAAGCAGAAACACCCACGAACCCGGCCATCAAGCAACTTGCTGATGCATTTCAAGACGCCGGCAACAACCGCGATACCAATCACATGATCGGAAGCGGTCCTTACAAATATGAAAAATGGATTACGAACGATCGTGTGATCTTACATCGCGACACGAACTACTGGGCGAAGGACCGGCCCTGGAGCGATGCTTATCCCGATCAGATCATTTTCAAAACGATCAAGGACCAAAACGCTGCGCTCATTGCACTCAAGCATCAGGACATCGACTTTATTCTTAACCTAACGGCACCACAGTATCTTACTGGCTTCGATTCGGCCCAGCTCAAATGGATCAAGAAAGATACAGTCTATGAGAATCTCTATTCTTTTGTCGGCTGGAACAATGCCAGGCCAATGTTTGCGGATAAGAATGTTCGCAAAGCGCTCACGATGCTCATCGACCGGGACAAGATCATTCATTCAATCCTGCACGACATGACCAAGAAGGTCGAAGGCCCGGTCGCCCCGACGCAGCCCAATTACGACCCCACGGCAAAGCAACCATCCTTTAATCCCGATGCGGCAAAGAAACTTCTCGCAGATGCCGGGTGGGCGGACCATAATGGCGACGGCATTCTCGACAAAGTAATTAATGGGCAAAAGACTGATTTCAGATTCTCCATTGAAATCCCGTCAGGCAACGATGTCTCCAAACAGATTGCTCTAGTGATCGGCAACGATTTGAAATCGGCGGGTATCATCGTGGATGTGACGCAGCTTGAGCCCACGGTCCACCTGAATAATCTGCGCGCTCACAAATTCGACGCTTATCTCGGCGGTTGGGTTGGGAATCTCAGCGGCAAAGATGGGATAGAGGATGAGATTAGTCAGCTTTGGGAGTCATCCGAAGCGAAACGCGGCGGTTCGAACTTCGTCTCGTATAATGATCCGGCAGCGGACAAATTGATGGAGGCTATCAAAATTGAGCCTGACCGTGCGAAGCGCATCGATATGAGCCATCAGTTGCAGCATATCATGACGGACGATCAACCGGTCACGTTCATGTATTCATCACCGGATCGAATTGCCTGGCTCGATCGCTTCGATAACTTCGAGTTCATCCCGGGACGCCCGCCGGTTAACCCAGCATCATGGATCGTGCGAGGGTCTGGCGTCAAACGTCTACCACATGCTGCGGTCTATAGCTTGAACCCAGCCGAACGAAGAGACCCGCAGTAA
- a CDS encoding histidine phosphatase family protein: MLLYLVRHGDYEISAPTEEARVLSATGITITTCMARLLARAQFESPEIIIASPIIRARQTARILAEEFAPNARIEISEALLSGSELERAMSLVASKRGECRVLMLVGHDPLFSHLASVLVTGAESPAIEMQKSAVALFELTRFDVPRMRGVLRAYLPPVLA, from the coding sequence ATGTTGCTCTATCTCGTTCGACACGGCGATTATGAAATAAGCGCGCCGACGGAGGAAGCACGCGTGCTCTCCGCCACAGGCATTACCATTACGACTTGTATGGCACGGCTGCTTGCCAGGGCCCAATTTGAATCACCCGAAATAATTATTGCGAGTCCCATCATCCGCGCCCGCCAAACAGCACGCATACTGGCCGAAGAGTTCGCGCCCAACGCTCGTATCGAGATCAGCGAAGCGCTGCTATCGGGCAGCGAACTCGAACGCGCGATGTCTCTCGTCGCGTCAAAGCGAGGTGAGTGCAGAGTACTCATGCTCGTGGGCCACGATCCGTTATTCTCGCATCTGGCAAGTGTACTCGTCACTGGAGCGGAGTCGCCCGCAATCGAAATGCAGAAGAGCGCTGTCGCTCTCTTTGAACTCACTCGCTTTGACGTCCCGAGAATGCGCGGTGTGCTACGCGCGTATCTGCCTCCGGTGCTCGCATAA
- a CDS encoding HU family DNA-binding protein, with the protein MAKAATAKQMTKSAIVDHLATENELTKKQAAAVMESLVTLAYREAKRGFTVPGLGKLVLSDRKARMGRNPQTGEAIKIPARKVVRFRVGKQAKDAILTKGKK; encoded by the coding sequence ATGGCGAAAGCAGCAACTGCAAAACAGATGACGAAGTCGGCGATTGTCGATCACCTTGCAACCGAGAACGAGCTTACGAAGAAACAAGCGGCCGCGGTGATGGAATCGCTCGTAACCCTTGCGTACCGCGAGGCGAAACGTGGATTTACCGTGCCGGGCTTGGGCAAGCTGGTACTCTCCGATCGCAAAGCCCGCATGGGCCGCAACCCGCAGACGGGTGAAGCGATTAAGATTCCAGCGCGCAAAGTCGTGCGCTTCCGCGTCGGCAAGCAAGCCAAGGACGCGATTTTGACGAAGGGCAAGAAGTAA